The Stigmatella aurantiaca DW4/3-1 genome contains the following window.
CGCTGGAGGTGCTCGGGAGAGCGGGTGGGGTTGGCGCGGGAGATGCCAATGTGCGAGCCGCCCCGGAAGTGGATGCGGCTGGTGTCCGCGATGGTGAGCGGCACCACCCGGGAGATGTCCCCCTCGGAGAGCCACTTGAATCCATCCTGGATGCCAAGCACCTCCACCCCCGAGAGACAGGCCCGGATGGTGGCCGCTCCGATGACACTGTTGATGCCTGGAGCAGGTCCTCCAGCGACGACGATGGCGAGCTTCTTCATGTCTCCAGCCTCGAAGGGGTTCGCCGCATCCTGGCCCGAGGAGGGGGGGGAATCAGCAAAAACCTGAGGAATCTTGAGGATCTCTCCGCCCAGCCCAGAGGGGGTTTGACAGATATAACAGTGCTTATACAAATACGGCATGGAGGCTTCCGCCACACTCGGCACCCTGCTGCGCACCCTGCTGGACCACCTGGATGGGGCGGTCGAGGAGGCGTACCGGAACCAGGGGCTGGACTACCGCCCGCGCTACACGCCGGTGATGAAGGTGTTGCGCCACGAGCCCGCGACCATCCGCGAGCTTGCCACCCGGGCGGGCCTCAGCCACTCGGCGATGAGCCAGACCATCGCGCAGATGACCCGGCATGGGCTGGTGACGGCCAAGCCCGGCCAAGACGCGAGGGAGCGCATCATCACCCTCACCCCGAAAGCGGCCGCGATGCTGACGGCGCTCGAACGGCAGTGGCGGGTGACCGAGGCGGCGGCGCGCTCGCTCGACACGGACCTTGGCATGCCGCTGGCCGACGTGCTGCGCCAGGCGATCGACGCACTCGACCGCCGTTCCTTCGGGGACCGCATCGCCCAGGCGGCCACTTCTCTTTCAGACAGCCAGGAGTCCCGATGACCTTCTTTCGCTTTGCCAATGCCCCGATCGCCGCGGTGGCGCTGATGCTCGCGGCCCTGCCGGGCCTCTCCTGGGCCCAACAGCCCACGAAGACGGACACCCCAGAGCCCAGTGCGGTCCTGTCGCCCGCCCAAGCCGACGCGGCCTTCCAGGCCATCGTCGCCGAGCTGGACCGGTCCTATGTCTTTCCCGAGAAGCTGCCCACGATCCGGGCCGCGCTCCATCAAGCCAAGGCCGCGGGGCGCTATGACGTGGACACCCCCTCGGTGTTCGCGGAACGGATCACCGAGGACATGAAGGCAGCAAGCGCCGACGGACACCTCTACCTGTACTACGCGCCCGCCGAGTCCGCAGCGGCCAAGACTTCCCGGGCGGAGGGGCCCAAGCCCGGTGACGCCCTGGACACCTTCCTGCGGGCGCAAGCGGCGCGAGACCACCATGGCTTGTCCGACGCCCGGCTCCTCGCCGGTAACCTGCGATACCTGCGCATCACGGGCTTCGAGTGGATCGAGGACGAAACAGGGGCGGTCTACGACGACGCGATGCGCTTCCTACGGGACGCGGACGCGATCATCATCGACATCCGCGGAAATGGCGGCGGCTCGCACGCGGCGGTGCGGTATCTGACCAGCCACTTCATGGACAGCGATCAGCTGCTGTTCACCTTCCTGAAGCCGGGCGAGCCTCCCAAGCAGTCCCACACGCTGGAACACCTTCCGGCCGGCCGCATGAAGGGCAAACCGCTGTATGTGCTGATCGACGGCGGGGTGGCCTCGGCCGGTGAGGACTTCGCCTATCAGGTCAGCCAATTTCGCCTCGGCGAGTTGGTCGGCGAGCGCACCGCGGGCTCCGCCAACAACAACCTGCTCGTGCCGGTCGATCCCGGCTTCATGTTGAGCGTCTCCTACGGCCGGCCCGTCCACGCCGTGAGTGGGGGAAACTGGCAGGGAACTGGAATTGCGCCCACCGTTCCGGCCGAGTCCTCAACGGCCCTGGACGTGGCGCAATCGCTGGCCCTGAAGCGGCTGGCCACCCGCCCAGACGCAACGCCTCGGCAGCGGGCGGAATACGCGTGGGCCCAGATCGGGCTCGAGGCACGGCGCCACCCTCCCGCCGTCACCGTCGCCCGCCTGAAGACGCTCGCGGGGCGTTATGGCCAGGCCACCGTGACCTTCAAGAATGACGCGCTGTGGCTGTCCACACGGCCGGGCGGCCCCACCCGGCGAATGACCCCCCTGACGGAGGACGGCCTGTTCGCCATCGAGGGCAACGAGATGCTCCGGGCCCGCTTCACCTCCGCCGGCTTGGAGACCCTCTGGAGAGGAGATCCGAACCCGCGCCGGTTCCCGAAGAAGTGAACAGCGAGCGGCCAGCTCGCATTGAGAGGCGGTATCCCGAAGGGTAGCGTGGAGCAAGCAGGCCCAGGTGGACTTCACCCAAAACCCAAGGAGTTTTGCCCCATGCGAATCACCGCGCTTCTGGTTGTCTGTGTCACGGGTCTCACCCTCGCGATGGCAGGTTGTGGAGGCACCGTCGAGTCCGAGCCGTCCCAGGCGCCCGAGTCCACCCTCGCTGGGCAGCAGGTCTCCCAGGAAGACGGCGCCGAAGGAGAGGTCTCGGAGATGGCCGGTGGCTGTCCCAGGATCTGGGTGTGCCCCACCACCGAGGCCAGCTACGGCACGGCCGCGCAGTGCAGGACCGCGTGTGGCGGTGCCACTTGCTATTTGGATTACGCGTGCAACGGCTCGTGCATCTGCCCCTGATGGGCGCCGTCACGAGCGCCCCGGTGGGGGACTGCTCCCCCCCTGCCTGATCTAGAAGTTGTAGATCTTCGAGAGGATCTCCTTCATCACCTCGGAGGTCCCTCCTCCGATGGTGATGAGGCGGATGTCCCGCCATGCCCGGGCGATGGGCGTCTCCTCGATGTAGCCCATGCCCCCGAAGAACTGCTGGCAGTCGTAGGCCACGCGCTGCGCCAGATCTCCCGCGAAGAGCTTCGCCATGGAGATCTCCTTCACCGCGTTCTCCTTCTGATCGAAGACCGCCACCGCGTGGTACGTGAGCCGCTTGGCGGCCTCGATGGCGGTGAGGTGCTCGACGAACTTGTGGCGCCACACCTGGAACTTGAGCAGCGGCTTGCCGAAGGCCTCCCGCTCGGTGCCATAGCGCAGCGCGTCCTCCACCATGCGCTCCATGCCCGCCACCGCCGTGAGCGCGGTCACCAGCCGCTCGCCCTGGAAGTTGGTCATGATGGAGTAGAAGCCCTCGTTCTCCGCGCCCAGCACGTAGCGCCGGGGGATGCGGCAGTCCTCGAAGAAGAGGATGGCCGTGTCCGAGGAGAGGTTGCCCACCTTGTCGAGCTTCTTGGACACCGAGAAGCCCTTCACGTCCGTGGGGAACGTCACCAGGGAGATGCCCCCGTAGCCGGCCTCGCCCGTGCGCACCCCCAGCGTGATGAAGTCCGCCCGGGTGCCGTTGGTGATCCACATCTTCGAGCCGTTGATGACGTAGTCGTCGCCGTCGATGCGCGCCGTCGTCTTCATGTTGGCCACGTCCGAGCCCACCCCCGGCTCGCTCACGCCCAGCGCGGCGATCTTCTCTCCCTTGAGCGCGGGCTCCAGGAACTCGCGCTTCTGCTCGTCCGTGCCGATCTCGTTGATGATGGGCGTGGCCATCTGGCCCTGCACCAGCAGCGCCATGTTCACGCCCGCGTTCTGGCTGCGCGACAGCTCCTCGCAGAACGCCGTCACGAACCAGTAGTCCAGGCCACTGCCGCCGTACTTGGGATCGTGGTTGATGCCCAGGAAACCCAGATCGCCCGCCTGTTTGAAGATCTCTCGCGGGAAGATACCCTCCCGGTCCCACTCCAGTGCGTGCGGCGTCAGCTCCTTCTCGACCCAAGCACGGACAGTCTTGCGGAATGCCTCGTGCTCCGCGGTGAAGGGGGTGAGCATGGCGGCTCCTTGGAAAGGTTGATTCCCAAGTCAATAGCAGGCGATGTCCTCCTGAACAAGCCTCCGGCCCCGCCATGATCTCCCTTCGTCTGCTGGTCCTTGGACTCGCCGCGGCTTCGCCCGCGGCCCCCCCCTCCACGGCCGAGCAGCTTCACGCGGTGTGTCAAACCCATGCCCTGGAGCCCAGCAACCCCTGGGCCCTCGCCCACGGCATCACCCTGGAGGGCCGTGACGTGCGCGCTCGCGACGGGCGCCGCGCCGTGGACGTCATCGTCTCGGACTTCCTGCGCCGGGACGAAGCCCCGGGAGGCCGAGGGCTGTACTTCGAGTCCTTCACCGCCCAAGGCCACCCCGTGCAACCCCACCCCGCCCTCCTGGAGAAGACGCTGGTGCTGGCCGGGGTCCCGCTGGGCCGGACGTTCCGGACGGAGGCGGGCCCGGTGACGCTGAAGCGGTTGATGGAGGCGCTCCAGCGGAACTTCCACCCCACCCTTGCCTCCTCCCCGGAGGGCGCATGGGCACTGGATGCGCTGGGCCATGTCCTCACGCCCGGGGCCACGTTCCGGAACGGCACGGGCGAGACGGTGCGCTTCGACGCGGTGATGGACGAGGCGCTCGTCACCCTGGAGCGGGAGCAGTCGGAGCTGGCCGAGGGAATGAAGGCAGGGCTGCCCCAGGTGCCCAAGCGCAAGCAGGGCATCTACGCGCACCCGTGTGGAGGGCTGCACTTCTTCCAAGCGGTGGCGAGTTGGGCGCGCCACCCCGCCGTGCGCCAGGCGTGGGGAGGACGGCTGGAGGTCCAGGTGGATGTACTCCTCTACCGGCTGGGCTCGGAGGCCCGTCAGTACGAGGCCGCGCTGGCCGCGGCGCCCCAGCACCGGTTGGCGCTCCTCTCCCAATCGCTCAAGTT
Protein-coding sequences here:
- a CDS encoding MarR family winged helix-turn-helix transcriptional regulator, translating into MEASATLGTLLRTLLDHLDGAVEEAYRNQGLDYRPRYTPVMKVLRHEPATIRELATRAGLSHSAMSQTIAQMTRHGLVTAKPGQDARERIITLTPKAAAMLTALERQWRVTEAAARSLDTDLGMPLADVLRQAIDALDRRSFGDRIAQAATSLSDSQESR
- a CDS encoding S41 family peptidase, which encodes MTFFRFANAPIAAVALMLAALPGLSWAQQPTKTDTPEPSAVLSPAQADAAFQAIVAELDRSYVFPEKLPTIRAALHQAKAAGRYDVDTPSVFAERITEDMKAASADGHLYLYYAPAESAAAKTSRAEGPKPGDALDTFLRAQAARDHHGLSDARLLAGNLRYLRITGFEWIEDETGAVYDDAMRFLRDADAIIIDIRGNGGGSHAAVRYLTSHFMDSDQLLFTFLKPGEPPKQSHTLEHLPAGRMKGKPLYVLIDGGVASAGEDFAYQVSQFRLGELVGERTAGSANNNLLVPVDPGFMLSVSYGRPVHAVSGGNWQGTGIAPTVPAESSTALDVAQSLALKRLATRPDATPRQRAEYAWAQIGLEARRHPPAVTVARLKTLAGRYGQATVTFKNDALWLSTRPGGPTRRMTPLTEDGLFAIEGNEMLRARFTSAGLETLWRGDPNPRRFPKK
- a CDS encoding acyl-CoA dehydrogenase family protein, translating into MLTPFTAEHEAFRKTVRAWVEKELTPHALEWDREGIFPREIFKQAGDLGFLGINHDPKYGGSGLDYWFVTAFCEELSRSQNAGVNMALLVQGQMATPIINEIGTDEQKREFLEPALKGEKIAALGVSEPGVGSDVANMKTTARIDGDDYVINGSKMWITNGTRADFITLGVRTGEAGYGGISLVTFPTDVKGFSVSKKLDKVGNLSSDTAILFFEDCRIPRRYVLGAENEGFYSIMTNFQGERLVTALTAVAGMERMVEDALRYGTEREAFGKPLLKFQVWRHKFVEHLTAIEAAKRLTYHAVAVFDQKENAVKEISMAKLFAGDLAQRVAYDCQQFFGGMGYIEETPIARAWRDIRLITIGGGTSEVMKEILSKIYNF